In Gammaproteobacteria bacterium, a single window of DNA contains:
- a CDS encoding nucleotide-binding protein, producing the protein MTPSFGEQVLQFARAVDFIDDATFARVRKLIEDYTRNTLKVAVTRFMLESGQHENPSLIPYGLATKEVFLARPIRKANGEYGGQTCFAFDIQKPLWIVSAEGQPEELIDAEHFEDRWYGRQGIPKYLKTEDRPIRTSIVLPLRNDRERLFGVLNFETEERLDITESAKGELQHLADAISIVYRAKCMTKARKNRSLEALRSLEASLRHNPPKLTKPNVFIASASKARTDVIRAIDEVFKESVYREKFKVIRWDKIHNPGNINQQLLEELGTCRYGVCYFSERDESSENGEFKDNPNVLFEAGMLHGRTDLDAHKPASWIPIREKAGSAPPFDFASERMILVPRTPKGGLRKRSFQDLFRNRLDRLANLKE; encoded by the coding sequence ATGACACCGTCTTTTGGAGAACAGGTTCTGCAGTTCGCCCGCGCCGTGGATTTTATCGACGATGCCACCTTTGCACGCGTGAGAAAGCTGATCGAAGACTACACCAGGAACACCCTCAAGGTTGCGGTGACGAGATTCATGCTGGAGTCGGGACAACACGAAAACCCGAGCCTGATCCCATATGGACTGGCGACGAAGGAAGTCTTTCTGGCAAGACCGATTCGCAAGGCGAATGGTGAGTATGGCGGACAGACCTGCTTTGCATTCGATATTCAGAAACCCCTGTGGATCGTCAGTGCCGAGGGACAGCCGGAAGAATTGATCGACGCGGAGCATTTCGAGGATCGCTGGTATGGCAGGCAAGGGATTCCAAAGTACCTGAAGACCGAAGACCGCCCGATACGGACATCGATCGTGCTGCCGCTGAGAAACGACCGGGAACGCCTGTTCGGTGTGCTGAATTTCGAGACCGAAGAGCGGCTTGACATCACCGAGTCGGCCAAGGGTGAACTGCAACACCTGGCCGATGCGATATCCATCGTGTACCGAGCCAAATGCATGACCAAGGCTCGAAAAAACCGCTCCCTGGAGGCGTTACGCAGCCTGGAGGCCTCCTTGCGCCACAATCCGCCAAAGCTGACCAAGCCGAACGTCTTTATCGCCTCGGCATCCAAGGCCAGGACGGATGTCATAAGAGCGATCGATGAGGTGTTTAAAGAATCGGTATATAGAGAGAAATTCAAGGTCATTCGCTGGGACAAGATCCACAACCCTGGGAATATCAACCAACAGTTGCTGGAGGAGCTTGGAACCTGCCGATATGGGGTCTGCTATTTCTCCGAACGTGACGAGTCATCGGAAAATGGCGAATTCAAGGACAACCCCAATGTGCTCTTCGAGGCGGGGATGCTCCACGGTCGCACCGATCTCGACGCGCACAAACCCGCAAGCTGGATACCGATCCGGGAAAAGGCCGGCTCCGCTCCACCTTTCGATTTTGCCTCGGAGCGGATGATTCTCGTACCGAGGACCCCGAAAGGCGGATTACGGAAAAGGAGCTTCCAGGATCTGTTCCGAAATCGACTGGATCGTCTGGCAAATCTGAAAGAATGA